Proteins encoded within one genomic window of Camelina sativa cultivar DH55 chromosome 19, Cs, whole genome shotgun sequence:
- the LOC104766765 gene encoding reticulon-like protein B17 has product MESCTPPPYHRSNTRVGVGVEDQEAPFPNNLSLDLVLLPSSPNPSPVSSPIRKSRTRLADRLEMAAEPAAAVVRKRGKGKGGQKGLLVSARNPRRSRRRSEAVEEMVDDDVKPRKRKTNGRPKKDKRSLLAPPCSSNACQSDLNRIGEIITDLVMWRDAAKSTLWFGFGCLSFLSSCFAKGVNFSVFSVASNLGLVLVCWSFLSNTLCQRKNDDTKRAFHVSEDDVLRLSRRVLPAANFFISKASEVFSGEPSMTLKVTPFLLLGAEYGHLITLWRLSAFGFFLSFTIPKLYSCYTHQISQKVERVKTRIGEAWGVCSHKKILAASAVTAFWNLTSIRTRIFAIFIILVIFRYRRQNLELNPEEDEPVENEKPEEETLPQEEEEETLPQEEEGDSVPQEEEQIQPSEERALVTVVAETEGSKKL; this is encoded by the exons ATGGAGTCTTGTACGCCTCCTCCTTATCACCGATCGAACACTCGTGTCGGTGTCGGTGTCGAAGACCAAGAAGCACCCTTTCCAAATAACCTCTCTCTTGATTTGGTTCTTCTTCCATCGTCTCCGAACCCATCTCCTGTCTCTTCTCCGATCCGCAAATCCAGGACCCGTTTAGCCGATCGACTCGAAATGGCGGCTGAGCCTGCTGCTGCGGTGGTTCGCAAACGGGGCAAGGGGAAAGGAGGGCAAAAGGGTCTTTTAGTTTCTGCCAGGAATCCCCGGAGATCGAGGCGAAGGTCGGAGGCTGTTGAAGAGATGGTCGATGATGACGTAAAGCCTAGAAAACGGAAGACCAACGGTCGCCCTAAGAAGGATAAGCGAAGCTTGTTAGCTCCTCCTTGTTCGTCAA ATGCTTGTCAGAGTGATTTGAATCGGATCGGAGAGATTATCACTGATTTGGTTATGTGGAGAGATGCTGCCAAATCGACCCTCTGGTTCGGTTTTGGGTGTCTGTCTTTCCTATCTTCTTGCTTTGCCAAAGGAGTCAACTTTAG cGTTTTCTCGGTGGCTTCCAACCTAGGACTTGTGTTAGTCTGCTGGTCCTTCTTGTCAAACACTCTTTGTCAAAG GAAAAATGATGACACGAAGAGAGCGTTCCATGTGAGTGAAGATGATGTCTTGCGCTTATCTAGACGAGTGCTTCCCGCAGCCAACTTTTTTATCTCGAAGGCTAGTGAGGTTTTTTCAGGAGAACCATCAATGACactcaaa GTGACACCATTTCTGCTACTTGGAGCTGAGTACGGCCATCTCATAACACTGTGGAGGCTATCCGCATTTG GTTTCTTCCTCAGCTTCACCATCCCAAAGCTGTATTCATGTTACACCCATCAGATTAGCCAAAAAG TTGAAAGAGTGAAAACGAGAATAGGTGAAGCATGGGGAGTCTGCTCTCACAAGAAGATCTTGGCCGCCTCTGCGGTCACAGCGTTTTGGAACTTGACAAGCATAAGAACCCGAATTTTTGCAA TTTTTATCATCCTGGTGATATTTCGGTATAGGAGACAGAATCTAGAGCTAAACCCCGAGGAAGACGAGCCTGTTGAGAATGAGAAgccagaagaagaaacacttccacaggaagaagaagaagaaacacttccacaggaagaagaaggagattcaGTTCCACAGGAAGAAGAACAGATACAGCCATCAGAAGAGCGAGCTTTAGTGACGGTGGTTGCAGAAACTGAAGGATCAAAGAAACTCTAG
- the LOC104768036 gene encoding reticulon-like protein B17: MSSSHLDNGEDACQSDLNRIGEIITDLVMWRDAAKSTLWFGFGCLSFLSSCFAKGVNFSVFSVASNLGLVLVCWSFLSNTLCQRKNDDTKRAFHVSEDDVLRLSRRVLPAANFFISKASEVFSGEPSMTLKVTPFLLLGAEYGHLITLWRLSAFGFFLSFTIPKLYSCYTHQISQKVERVKTRIGEAWGVCSHKKILAASAVTAFWNLTSIRTRIFAIFIILVIFRYRRQNLELNPEEDEPVENEKPEEETLPQEEEEETLPQEEEGDSVPQEEEQIQPSEERALVTVVAETEGSKKL; this comes from the exons ATGTCGA GTTCTCATTTGGATAATGGTGAAGATGCTTGTCAGAGTGATTTGAATCGGATCGGAGAGATTATCACTGATTTGGTTATGTGGAGAGATGCTGCCAAATCGACCCTCTGGTTCGGTTTTGGGTGTCTGTCTTTCCTATCTTCTTGCTTTGCCAAAGGAGTCAACTTTAG cGTTTTCTCGGTGGCTTCCAACCTAGGACTTGTGTTAGTCTGCTGGTCCTTCTTGTCAAACACTCTTTGTCAAAG GAAAAATGATGACACGAAGAGAGCGTTCCATGTGAGTGAAGATGATGTCTTGCGCTTATCTAGACGAGTGCTTCCCGCAGCCAACTTTTTTATCTCGAAGGCTAGTGAGGTTTTTTCAGGAGAACCATCAATGACactcaaa GTGACACCATTTCTGCTACTTGGAGCTGAGTACGGTCATCTCATAACACTGTGGAGGCTATCCGCATTTG GTTTCTTCCTCAGCTTCACCATCCCAAAGCTGTATTCATGTTACACCCATCAGATTAGCCAAAAAG TTGAAAGAGTGAAAACGAGAATAGGTGAAGCATGGGGAGTCTGCTCTCACAAGAAGATCTTGGCCGCCTCTGCGGTCACAGCGTTTTGGAACTTGACAAGCATAAGAACCCGAATTTTTGCAA TTTTTATCATCCTGGTGATATTTCGGTATAGGAGACAGAATCTAGAGCTAAACCCCGAGGAAGACGAGCCTGTTGAGAATGAGAAgccagaagaagaaacacttccacaggaagaagaagaagaaacacttccacaggaagaagaaggagattcaGTTCCACAGGAAGAAGAACAGATACAGCCATCAGAAGAGCGAGCTTTAGTGACGGTGGTTGCAGAAACTGAAGGATCAAAGAAACTCTAG
- the LOC104768037 gene encoding reticulon-like protein B17, producing the protein LDNGEDACQSDLNRIGEIITDLVMWRDAAKSTLWFGFGCLSFLSSCFAKGVNFSVFSVASNLGLVLVCWSFLSNTLCQRKNDDTKRAFHVSEDDVLRLSRRVLPAANFFISKASEVFSGEPSMTLKVTPFLLLGAEYGHLITLWRLSAFGFFLSFTIPKLYSCYTHQISQKVERVKTRIGEAWGVCSHKKILAASAVTAFWNLTSIRTRIFAIFIILVIFRYRRQNLELNPEEDEPVENEKPEEETLPQEEEEETLPQEEEGDSVPQEEEQIQPSEERALVTVVAETEGSKKL; encoded by the exons TTGGATAATGGTGAAGATGCTTGTCAGAGTGATTTGAATCGGATCGGAGAGATTATCACTGATTTGGTTATGTGGAGAGATGCTGCCAAATCGACCCTCTGGTTCGGTTTTGGGTGTCTGTCTTTCCTATCTTCTTGCTTTGCCAAAGGAGTCAACTTTAG cGTTTTCTCGGTGGCTTCCAACCTAGGACTTGTGTTAGTCTGCTGGTCCTTCTTGTCAAACACTCTTTGTCAAAG GAAAAATGATGACACGAAGAGAGCGTTCCATGTGAGTGAAGATGATGTCTTGCGCTTATCTAGACGAGTGCTTCCCGCAGCCAACTTTTTTATCTCGAAGGCTAGTGAGGTTTTTTCAGGAGAACCATCAATGACactcaaa GTGACACCATTTCTGCTACTTGGAGCTGAGTACGGTCATCTCATAACACTGTGGAGGCTATCCGCATTTG GTTTCTTCCTCAGCTTCACCATCCCAAAGCTGTATTCATGTTACACCCATCAGATTAGCCAAAAAG TTGAAAGAGTGAAAACGAGAATAGGTGAAGCATGGGGAGTCTGCTCTCACAAGAAGATCTTGGCCGCCTCTGCGGTCACAGCGTTTTGGAACTTGACAAGCATAAGAACCCGAATTTTTGCAA TTTTTATCATCCTGGTGATATTTCGGTATAGGAGACAGAATCTAGAGCTAAACCCCGAGGAAGACGAGCCTGTTGAGAATGAGAAgccagaagaagaaacacttccacaggaagaagaagaagaaacacttccacaggaagaagaaggagattcaGTTCCACAGGAAGAAGAACAGATACAGCCATCAGAAGAGCGAGCTTTAGTGACGGTGGTTGCAGAAACTGAAGGATCAAAGAAACTCTAG